A single region of the Agromyces sp. Leaf222 genome encodes:
- a CDS encoding 4-hydroxy-3-methylbut-2-enyl diphosphate reductase, with protein MPRVPGLRGRLKDIPVLGHKRVLLAAPRGYCAGVDRAVIAVEKALEHYGAPVYVRKQIVHNIHVVTELEAKGAIFVEEVDEVPEGAHIVFSAHGVSPAVVNAASDRGLHAIDATCPLVTKVHREAVRFARDDFEILLIGHEGHEEVEGTAGEAPDHVTIVNSPDDVPNIDVRDPDKVVWLSQTTLSVDETMETVRRLRERFPNLADPPSDDICYATQNRQVAIKKVAQDAELVIVVGSANSSNSVRLVEVALEYGAKAAYRVDYASEVKQEWLDGVATVGVTSGASVPEELVHELLEALADAGYGDVSEVKTAEEDLMFSLPKELRRDLAGNREERALGGRTRTTSQA; from the coding sequence GCTGCCCCCCGCGGATACTGCGCCGGCGTCGACCGCGCCGTGATCGCGGTCGAGAAGGCCCTCGAGCACTACGGTGCCCCCGTGTACGTGCGCAAGCAGATCGTGCACAACATCCACGTGGTCACCGAGCTCGAGGCCAAGGGCGCGATCTTCGTCGAGGAGGTCGACGAGGTGCCCGAGGGCGCCCACATCGTCTTCAGCGCCCACGGCGTCTCGCCGGCGGTCGTGAACGCGGCCTCCGACCGCGGCCTGCACGCGATCGACGCGACCTGCCCGCTCGTGACCAAGGTGCACCGCGAGGCCGTGCGATTCGCCCGCGACGACTTCGAGATCCTGCTCATCGGCCACGAGGGCCACGAAGAGGTCGAGGGCACTGCGGGCGAGGCGCCCGACCACGTCACCATCGTGAACAGCCCCGACGACGTGCCGAACATCGACGTGCGCGACCCCGACAAGGTCGTGTGGCTCTCGCAGACCACGCTCTCGGTCGACGAGACCATGGAGACCGTGCGCCGCCTGCGCGAGCGGTTCCCGAACCTCGCCGACCCGCCCAGCGACGACATCTGCTACGCCACGCAGAACCGCCAGGTCGCGATCAAGAAGGTCGCGCAGGATGCCGAGCTCGTGATCGTCGTCGGCTCGGCGAACTCCTCGAACAGCGTGCGCCTCGTCGAGGTCGCCCTCGAGTACGGCGCCAAGGCCGCCTACCGGGTCGACTACGCGAGCGAGGTCAAGCAGGAGTGGCTCGACGGCGTCGCCACGGTCGGCGTGACCAGCGGGGCATCCGTTCCAGAGGAGCTCGTGCACGAACTGCTCGAGGCGCTGGCCGACGCCGGGTACGGCGACGTCAGCGAGGTGAAGACCGCCGAGGAGGACCTCATGTTCTCGCTCCCGAAGGAGCTGCGGCGCGACCTCGCCGGCAACCGTGAGGAGCGGGCGCTCGGCGGCCGCACCCGCACCACCTCGCAGGCCTGA
- a CDS encoding DUF6264 family protein — protein sequence MTKDEAARTTGAAGQDSPAPTPPRDERPRPQYGEYAPEGWTWQPPVDPKAVPDAAADAEATGPSAASAVAPATAAEVGQPTARAVPKDRLWTIALLVFGVFGAIYNILAILQLPATALESAKLSSSMLGIDGPTSFTPGPAVPTILATGVVLQILLWIGALVWSRARLRAGRLSWWIPVVAGVVALIVVTIIGMLVFASDPDFLASLSTTSV from the coding sequence ATGACGAAGGACGAGGCCGCTCGCACGACCGGAGCCGCAGGGCAGGATTCGCCCGCGCCGACTCCCCCGCGTGACGAGCGGCCTCGTCCGCAGTACGGCGAGTACGCGCCGGAGGGGTGGACCTGGCAGCCGCCGGTCGACCCGAAGGCGGTTCCGGATGCCGCGGCCGACGCCGAGGCGACCGGGCCGTCCGCGGCATCCGCCGTCGCCCCCGCCACGGCCGCAGAGGTCGGGCAGCCGACCGCACGCGCCGTGCCGAAGGACCGCCTCTGGACCATCGCGCTGCTCGTCTTCGGCGTGTTCGGCGCGATCTACAACATCCTCGCGATCCTGCAGCTGCCGGCGACCGCCCTCGAGTCCGCCAAGCTCTCGTCCTCGATGCTCGGCATCGACGGGCCGACCTCGTTCACGCCGGGCCCCGCCGTGCCCACGATCCTCGCGACCGGGGTCGTGCTGCAGATCCTGCTCTGGATCGGCGCCCTCGTCTGGTCGCGGGCGCGCCTGCGCGCCGGCCGCCTCTCGTGGTGGATCCCGGTCGTGGCCGGCGTCGTCGCGCTCATCGTCGTGACGATCATCGGCATGCTCGTGTTCGCGAGCGACCCCGACTTCCTCGCCTCGCTCAGCACGACGAGCGTCTAG